In a single window of the Nodularia sp. LEGE 06071 genome:
- a CDS encoding rubredoxin, giving the protein MSEQASEQAVETPALDRYECRACGYVYEPEKGDDSHNIDPETPFAELPITWRCPVCTAKKTAFANIGPAGTVSGFKENLGYGLGVNRLTPGQKNILIFGALALGFLFFISLYGLQ; this is encoded by the coding sequence ATGAGCGAACAAGCTAGCGAACAAGCTGTTGAAACTCCGGCATTAGACCGTTATGAATGCCGTGCCTGTGGTTATGTTTACGAACCTGAGAAGGGAGACGATAGCCATAATATTGATCCAGAAACCCCCTTTGCTGAACTGCCCATAACTTGGCGTTGTCCAGTCTGTACTGCCAAGAAGACGGCTTTCGCCAATATTGGCCCTGCTGGTACGGTATCGGGTTTTAAAGAAAATCTTGGTTATGGTCTGGGTGTTAATCGGCTGACACCAGGGCAAAAAAATATCCTGATTTTTGGGGCTTTAGCTCTTGGATTCTTGTTTTTTATCAGTCTCTACGGCTTACAATAA
- the ndhC gene encoding photosynthetic/respiratory NAD(P)H-quinone oxidoreductase subunit C — MFVLSGYEYLLGFFIICSLVPALALSASKLLRPRGNSLERLTTYESGMEPIGGAWIQFNIRYYMFALVFVVFDVETVFLYPWAVAFHRLGLLAFIEALVFIAILVVALVYAWRKGALEWS; from the coding sequence GTGTTTGTCCTCAGCGGTTACGAATACCTTCTAGGCTTCTTCATCATCTGTAGCCTAGTTCCTGCCCTTGCACTTTCAGCCTCCAAGCTCCTGCGACCCAGAGGTAACAGCCTAGAACGGCTCACTACATACGAATCTGGCATGGAACCAATTGGGGGAGCCTGGATTCAGTTCAATATTCGCTACTATATGTTTGCTCTCGTCTTCGTCGTCTTTGATGTGGAGACTGTATTCTTGTACCCTTGGGCAGTGGCCTTCCACCGTCTGGGGCTTTTGGCATTCATTGAAGCCTTAGTTTTCATTGCAATTCTTGTAGTTGCCCTAGTCTACGCATGGCGTAAAGGAGCGTTGGAATGGTCTTGA
- the ndhK gene encoding photosynthetic/respiratory NAD(P)H-quinone oxidoreductase subunit K produces MVLNSNLTTSDKEQIINPVERPAITQDLSENVILTTVDDLYNWARLSSLWPLLFGTACCFIEFAALIGSRFDFDRFGLIPRSSPRQADLIITAGTITMKMAPQLVRLYEQMPEPKYVIAMGACTITGGMFSMDSPTAVRGVDKLIPVDVYLPGCPPRPEAIIDAIIKLRKKIANDSMQERGQLKQTHRFYSTTHNLKPTEQILTGKYLQSETRYTPPKELTEAIGLPVPPALLTAKTQEKEQNRG; encoded by the coding sequence ATGGTCTTGAATTCAAATTTAACAACCTCAGACAAAGAGCAAATCATCAACCCGGTGGAACGTCCCGCCATCACTCAGGATTTATCAGAAAACGTTATCCTGACCACAGTTGACGACCTCTATAACTGGGCGAGGCTTTCGAGTTTGTGGCCTTTGTTGTTTGGTACAGCTTGCTGCTTTATTGAGTTTGCCGCTTTAATCGGCTCCCGGTTTGATTTTGACCGTTTCGGTCTCATTCCCCGTTCTAGCCCCCGTCAAGCCGATTTAATTATTACAGCAGGGACAATTACCATGAAGATGGCACCTCAATTGGTGCGTCTTTATGAACAAATGCCGGAACCAAAGTATGTGATCGCTATGGGTGCTTGTACAATCACTGGTGGGATGTTTAGCATGGATTCTCCCACGGCTGTACGTGGAGTTGATAAACTGATTCCTGTAGATGTTTACTTGCCTGGTTGTCCCCCCCGTCCAGAAGCGATTATCGACGCAATTATTAAATTGCGGAAAAAGATAGCTAATGATTCTATGCAGGAACGGGGTCAACTGAAGCAAACCCACCGTTTCTACAGTACAACTCACAATCTCAAGCCTACGGAGCAAATTTTAACTGGTAAATATTTGCAGTCAGAAACTCGCTACACACCACCGAAAGAATTGACAGAAGCGATTGGTCTGCCAGTTCCACCTGCGCTGCTGACAGCAAAGACACAAGAGAAGGAGCAAAACCGTGGCTGA
- a CDS encoding NAD(P)H-quinone oxidoreductase subunit J: MAEEDSQPVPAAEESLVKAGPISQWLTENGFDHESLAPDKLGVEIIKVESDFLLPISTALYAYGFNYLQFQSGIDLGPGEDLVSVYHLIKVGDDAVKPEEIRVKVFLPRENPSVPSVYWIWKTADWQERETYDMFGIVYEGHPNLKRILMPEDWVGWPLRKDYISPDFYELQDAY, encoded by the coding sequence GTGGCTGAAGAAGATTCCCAACCAGTACCAGCAGCAGAAGAGTCTCTGGTTAAAGCCGGACCGATTTCCCAATGGTTAACGGAAAATGGTTTTGATCATGAGTCTTTGGCACCTGATAAGCTTGGGGTAGAAATCATTAAGGTGGAGTCAGATTTCTTGCTCCCTATCTCTACCGCCCTTTATGCTTACGGGTTTAATTATCTTCAGTTTCAATCTGGGATTGACCTTGGCCCAGGAGAGGATTTGGTCAGTGTCTATCACTTGATTAAAGTCGGTGATGATGCTGTTAAACCTGAAGAAATTCGGGTGAAGGTGTTCTTACCTCGTGAAAATCCCAGCGTGCCTTCAGTTTACTGGATCTGGAAAACCGCAGACTGGCAAGAACGCGAAACTTACGATATGTTTGGCATTGTCTACGAAGGTCACCCGAATCTCAAGCGGATTTTGATGCCGGAAGATTGGGTGGGTTGGCCTTTGCGGAAGGATTATATCTCGCCTGATTTCTACGAGTTGCAAGATGCTTATTAG